The Thioalkalivibrio sulfidiphilus HL-EbGr7 genome includes a window with the following:
- a CDS encoding NuoB/complex I 20 kDa subunit family protein, which translates to MGIEGVLEKGFVTTSADKLINWARTGSLWPMTFGLACCAVEMMHAGASRYDLDRFGVVFRPSPRQSDVMIVAGTLVNKMAPALRKVYDQMAEPRWVISMGSCANGGGYYHYSYAVVRGCDRIVPVDIYVPGCPPTAEALLYGILQLQNKIRRTNTIAR; encoded by the coding sequence ATGGGAATAGAAGGCGTCCTTGAAAAGGGCTTCGTCACCACTTCGGCCGACAAGCTCATCAACTGGGCCCGCACCGGGTCACTGTGGCCCATGACCTTCGGTCTGGCCTGCTGCGCGGTGGAGATGATGCACGCCGGCGCGTCCCGCTATGACCTGGACCGCTTCGGTGTCGTGTTCCGTCCCAGCCCGCGCCAGTCCGACGTGATGATCGTGGCCGGCACCCTGGTGAACAAGATGGCGCCCGCGCTTCGCAAGGTCTACGACCAGATGGCCGAGCCCCGCTGGGTGATCTCTATGGGTTCCTGCGCCAACGGCGGCGGCTACTACCACTACTCCTATGCGGTGGTGCGCGGCTGCGACCGCATCGTGCCCGTGGACATCTACGTCCCCGGCTGCCCACCCACGGCGGAAGCGTTGCTTTACGGCATCCTGCAGTTGCAGAACAAGATCCGCCGTACCAACACCATCGCCCGATAA
- a CDS encoding NADH-quinone oxidoreductase subunit C — protein MSERLEKLAARLTERFKAAGGKVDSAYGELTLTVPAAAMTDTAKALRDDLGFEMLIDLCGVDYQEYGVAEWSTEESSNQGFSRGVEKATFGRFIFDEVAERKAHEGPRFAVVYHLLSISANQRLRMKVFCEDEEFPVVSTVTDVWTSADWYEREAFDLFGIMFEGHPDLRRILTDYGFVGHPFRKDFPLVGHVEMRYDPEQARVVYQPVSIEPRVLVPKVIRQDHRYVHESAQEKSADA, from the coding sequence ATGAGCGAGCGACTCGAGAAACTGGCTGCGCGTCTTACGGAACGCTTCAAGGCGGCGGGCGGCAAGGTGGACAGCGCCTACGGCGAGCTGACCCTGACCGTTCCGGCGGCTGCCATGACCGACACGGCCAAGGCGCTGCGTGACGATCTGGGCTTTGAGATGCTGATCGACCTGTGCGGCGTGGACTACCAGGAATACGGCGTGGCCGAATGGTCCACGGAAGAATCCTCCAACCAGGGCTTCAGCCGCGGCGTGGAAAAGGCCACCTTCGGGCGCTTCATCTTCGACGAGGTCGCCGAGCGCAAGGCCCACGAAGGTCCGCGCTTTGCCGTGGTCTACCACCTTCTGTCCATCAGCGCCAACCAGCGCCTGCGCATGAAGGTGTTCTGCGAAGATGAGGAGTTCCCCGTGGTTTCCACGGTGACCGATGTCTGGACCTCCGCCGACTGGTACGAGCGCGAGGCATTCGACCTGTTTGGCATCATGTTCGAGGGTCATCCCGACCTGCGTCGCATCCTCACCGACTACGGCTTCGTGGGCCACCCGTTCCGCAAGGACTTCCCGCTCGTCGGCCACGTGGAAATGCGCTACGACCCCGAGCAGGCCCGCGTCGTCTACCAGCCGGTGAGCATCGAGCCCCGGGTGCTGGTGCCCAAGGTGATCCGCCAGGATCACCGCTATGTCCATGAATCGGCCCAGGAGAAGTCCGCCGATGCCTGA
- a CDS encoding NADH-quinone oxidoreductase subunit D, with protein MPEIRNYTLNFGPQHPSAHGVLRLVLELDGEVVQRADPHIGLLHRGTEKLAESKPYNQSIGYMDRLDYVSMMCNEHGYVLAMEKLLGVQAPIRAQYIRVMFDEITRILNHLLWLGAHALDIGAMTVFLYAFREREDLMDCYEAVSGARLHATYYRPGGVARDLPGSMPQYQASRFKSQKEVDALNQVRQGSMLDFIEAFTERFPGCVDEYETLLTDNRIWKQRTVGVGVVSPERAMQMGFTGPMLRGSGIEWDLRRKQPYEVYDRLDFQIPVGVNGDCYDRYLVRIEEMRQSNRIIRQCVDWLRKNPGPVMLEDHKIAPPRREEMKADMESLIHHFKLFTEGFCLPEGEAYAAVEHPKGEFGVYLVSDGANKPYRLKVRAPGFAHLAGLNEMATGHMLADVVAIIGTQDIVFGEIDR; from the coding sequence ATGCCTGAGATTCGCAATTACACGCTGAACTTCGGTCCCCAGCATCCCTCCGCCCACGGCGTGCTGCGCCTGGTGCTGGAACTGGACGGCGAGGTGGTGCAGCGCGCCGACCCGCACATCGGCCTGCTGCATCGCGGCACCGAGAAGCTGGCCGAGAGCAAGCCCTACAACCAGAGCATCGGCTACATGGACCGTCTCGACTACGTGTCCATGATGTGCAACGAGCACGGCTACGTGCTGGCCATGGAAAAGCTCCTGGGTGTCCAGGCGCCCATCCGTGCCCAGTACATCCGGGTGATGTTCGACGAGATTACCCGCATCCTGAATCACCTGCTGTGGCTCGGCGCCCATGCCCTCGACATCGGCGCCATGACCGTGTTCCTGTACGCCTTCCGCGAGCGTGAGGACCTGATGGACTGCTACGAGGCGGTGAGCGGCGCGCGCCTGCACGCCACCTATTACCGTCCCGGCGGCGTGGCCCGTGACCTGCCGGGCAGCATGCCCCAGTACCAGGCCTCCCGCTTCAAGAGCCAGAAGGAAGTGGACGCCCTCAACCAGGTGCGCCAGGGCTCCATGCTGGATTTCATCGAGGCCTTCACCGAGCGCTTCCCCGGCTGCGTGGATGAGTACGAGACACTGCTCACCGACAACCGCATCTGGAAGCAGCGCACCGTGGGCGTGGGTGTGGTCAGCCCCGAGCGCGCCATGCAGATGGGCTTCACCGGCCCCATGCTGCGCGGCTCGGGTATCGAGTGGGACCTGCGCCGCAAGCAGCCCTACGAGGTCTACGACCGGCTCGACTTCCAGATCCCGGTGGGCGTGAACGGCGACTGCTACGACCGCTACCTGGTGCGCATCGAGGAGATGCGCCAGTCCAACCGCATCATCAGGCAGTGCGTGGACTGGCTGCGCAAGAACCCCGGCCCGGTGATGCTGGAGGATCACAAGATCGCCCCGCCGCGCCGCGAAGAGATGAAGGCGGACATGGAGTCCCTCATTCACCACTTCAAGCTGTTCACCGAGGGCTTCTGCCTGCCCGAGGGCGAGGCCTATGCCGCGGTGGAACATCCCAAGGGCGAGTTCGGCGTGTACCTGGTCTCCGACGGGGCCAACAAGCCCTACCGGCTCAAGGTGCGCGCCCCCGGATTTGCCCACCTGGCCGGCCTCAACGAGATGGCCACGGGCCACATGCTGGCCGACGTGGTGGCCATCATCGGCACCCAGGACATCGTATTCGGGGAGATTGACCGCTGA
- the nuoE gene encoding NADH-quinone oxidoreductase subunit NuoE, with translation MPKIQTEHKAALLNDHLREEIDDWLRRYPQDQRQSAVLGALRAVQHEHGYLSTEMMDAVAEYIGMPDIAVYEVASFYSMFELKPVGRHTIAVCTNISCMLRGSDRIVEHIENKLGIKTGESTPDGKFYIKREEECLAACCGAPMMQVDHVYYEHLTPERVDEILDGLE, from the coding sequence ATGCCCAAGATCCAGACCGAACACAAGGCCGCACTGCTCAACGATCACCTGCGCGAGGAGATCGACGACTGGCTGCGCCGCTATCCGCAAGACCAGCGCCAGTCGGCGGTGCTCGGCGCCCTGCGCGCCGTGCAGCACGAGCACGGCTATCTCAGCACCGAGATGATGGACGCCGTGGCCGAGTATATCGGCATGCCGGACATCGCCGTCTACGAGGTGGCGAGCTTCTACTCCATGTTCGAGTTGAAGCCCGTGGGCCGACACACCATCGCCGTGTGCACCAACATCTCCTGCATGTTGCGCGGCTCCGACAGGATCGTCGAGCACATCGAGAACAAGCTGGGCATCAAGACCGGCGAGAGCACCCCCGACGGCAAGTTCTACATCAAGCGCGAAGAGGAATGCCTCGCCGCCTGCTGCGGCGCGCCCATGATGCAGGTGGATCACGTCTACTACGAGCATCTCACCCCCGAACGGGTGGACGAGATCCTCGACGGTCTGGAGTGA
- the nuoF gene encoding NADH-quinone oxidoreductase subunit NuoF: MNRICFTTLQFDEPWTLESYLKVGGYQAWKKILTEKMSQEDVIEEVKKSNLRGRGGAGFPTGLKWSFMPRNAPGQKYIVCNSDESEPGTCKDRDILRFNPHALVEGMAIGGYAIGATVGYNYMRGEFMDEPYQRFAQAVREAYEQGFLGKDILGSGVDFDLYPTLGAGAYICGEETALLESLEGKKGQPRFKPPFPANFGLYGRPTTINNTESLSSIPSIIREGGDWFAALGIPKSGGEKLFSVSGHVNKPGNFEIPLGTPFKDLLEMAGGVLGGRKLKAVIPGGSSVPVVPGDVMLTANMDYDSIAKAGSMLGSGAVIVMDETTDMVRALQRISRFYFSESCGQCTPCREGTGWLYRMLTRIVEGKGRPEDLERLDDVASKIEGRTICALGDAAAMPVRSFVKHFRHEFEYYIQHGRSLVANAA, from the coding sequence ATGAACCGAATCTGCTTCACGACCCTTCAGTTCGACGAGCCCTGGACCCTGGAGAGCTATCTCAAGGTGGGCGGTTACCAGGCGTGGAAGAAGATCCTCACCGAGAAGATGTCCCAGGAGGACGTCATCGAGGAGGTGAAGAAATCCAACCTGCGCGGCCGTGGCGGCGCGGGCTTCCCCACGGGCCTGAAGTGGAGCTTCATGCCCCGCAATGCCCCGGGCCAGAAATACATCGTGTGCAACTCGGATGAATCCGAGCCGGGTACCTGCAAGGACCGCGACATCCTGCGCTTCAACCCCCACGCCCTGGTGGAGGGCATGGCCATCGGCGGCTACGCCATCGGCGCCACGGTGGGTTACAACTACATGCGCGGCGAGTTCATGGACGAGCCCTACCAGCGCTTCGCCCAGGCGGTGCGCGAGGCCTACGAACAGGGCTTCCTGGGCAAGGACATCCTGGGCTCCGGCGTGGATTTCGACCTCTACCCGACGCTGGGTGCCGGCGCCTATATCTGCGGCGAGGAGACCGCGCTGCTGGAGTCCCTGGAAGGCAAGAAGGGCCAGCCCCGCTTCAAGCCGCCGTTCCCGGCCAACTTCGGCCTCTACGGCCGGCCCACCACCATCAACAACACCGAGTCCCTGTCTTCCATCCCGAGCATCATCCGCGAGGGTGGAGACTGGTTCGCGGCGCTCGGCATCCCCAAGTCCGGCGGCGAGAAGCTGTTCTCCGTCTCCGGTCACGTGAACAAACCGGGCAACTTCGAGATCCCCCTCGGTACCCCGTTCAAGGACCTGCTGGAGATGGCCGGCGGCGTGCTGGGCGGCCGCAAGCTCAAAGCGGTGATCCCCGGCGGTTCCTCGGTGCCCGTGGTGCCCGGCGACGTGATGCTGACTGCCAACATGGACTACGACTCCATCGCCAAGGCCGGTTCCATGCTGGGCTCTGGCGCGGTGATCGTGATGGACGAGACCACCGACATGGTCAGGGCGTTGCAGCGCATCTCGCGCTTCTACTTCTCCGAGTCCTGCGGCCAGTGCACCCCCTGTCGCGAGGGCACCGGCTGGCTGTACCGCATGCTCACCCGCATCGTGGAAGGCAAGGGCCGGCCCGAGGACCTGGAGCGCCTGGACGACGTGGCCAGCAAGATCGAGGGCCGCACCATCTGCGCCCTGGGTGATGCCGCCGCCATGCCGGTGCGCAGCTTCGTGAAGCACTTCCGCCACGAATTCGAATACTACATTCAGCACGGGCGCAGCCTGGTCGCGAACGCGGCCTGA
- the nuoG gene encoding NADH-quinone oxidoreductase subunit NuoG, with protein sequence MSQDLVNIEINGIPLQARKGAMLIEVADEAGIKIPRFCYHKKLSVAANCRMCLVEVEKAPKPLPACATPVMDGMKAFTQSPKALAAQKGTMEFLLINHPLDCPICDQGGECELQDVAMGYGEDVSRYSEAKRVVKDKDIGPLIATEMTRCIHCTRCVRFGEEIAGIRELGATGRGEFMQIGTYIEKSVSSEMSGNVIDLCPVGALTAKPSRYTARPWELVQHATVAPHDSIGSNLFLHTREGRVMRAVPRDNEAVNETWISDRDRFSYTGLYADDRLTTPMVKDNGKWVATDWETALARTVEGLKGTAASEIGALLSPHASLEELYLAQKLLRGLGVSAIDHRLRQGDFAHGDADPVFPYLGLPVADLENLNAALLVASNVRKEQPIAAHRLRKAGLKGARLMAINTRDYGFAFPVTAQCITDPHGMVGVLAGVAGAALKAAGAKAPASLAKIIDAAEIDETTRAMAEQLKAGEQAVVLLGSQAFAHPRFSLLRALAAVVAEHTGAALGYLPEAANSAGAWLAGAVPHRGPAGERLVSSGLDAQAMLDKPRQAYVLLGVEPDLDCADGVRAREAIEGANFVVSLNAFASEATRNLADVLLPIATFAETSGTFVNAEGRWQSFQGVARPLGEARPGWKVLRVLGNMAGLNGFEHVSSENVRDELKGLFGADLSFDTGVSLEGAAFEAATVPTGLQRAGGVAIYALDPLVRRARPLQETADGRQAGAYISEAQARALDLLNTDRVLVRQNGRTATLDLVIDDGVAMGCVWIPAGMPETAALGAAFGPVELQKL encoded by the coding sequence ATGAGTCAGGACCTGGTCAACATCGAGATCAACGGCATTCCCCTGCAGGCACGCAAGGGCGCCATGCTGATCGAGGTGGCGGACGAAGCGGGCATCAAGATCCCGCGCTTCTGCTACCACAAGAAGCTGTCCGTGGCGGCCAACTGCCGCATGTGCCTGGTGGAGGTGGAGAAGGCGCCCAAGCCGCTGCCCGCCTGCGCCACGCCGGTGATGGACGGCATGAAGGCCTTCACCCAGTCGCCCAAGGCCCTGGCCGCCCAGAAGGGCACCATGGAGTTCCTGCTCATCAACCATCCGCTGGACTGCCCCATCTGCGACCAGGGCGGCGAGTGCGAGCTGCAGGACGTGGCCATGGGCTACGGCGAGGACGTGTCCCGCTACAGCGAGGCCAAGCGCGTGGTGAAGGACAAGGACATCGGTCCCCTGATCGCCACCGAGATGACCCGCTGCATCCACTGCACCCGCTGCGTGCGCTTCGGCGAGGAGATCGCCGGCATCCGTGAACTGGGCGCCACCGGCCGCGGCGAGTTCATGCAGATCGGCACCTACATCGAGAAGTCGGTCAGCTCCGAGATGTCCGGCAACGTGATCGACCTGTGCCCGGTGGGCGCGCTCACCGCCAAGCCGTCCCGCTACACGGCGCGTCCCTGGGAACTGGTGCAGCACGCCACCGTGGCGCCCCATGACAGCATCGGCTCCAACCTGTTCCTGCACACCCGCGAGGGTCGCGTGATGCGCGCCGTGCCCCGGGACAACGAGGCGGTCAACGAGACCTGGATCTCCGACCGGGACCGCTTCAGCTACACCGGCCTGTATGCCGATGACCGCCTCACCACGCCCATGGTGAAAGACAACGGCAAGTGGGTGGCCACCGACTGGGAAACGGCCCTGGCCCGCACCGTAGAAGGCTTGAAGGGCACCGCCGCCAGCGAGATCGGCGCACTGCTCTCGCCCCACGCCAGCCTGGAAGAACTCTACCTGGCCCAGAAGCTGCTGCGCGGTCTGGGCGTGAGTGCCATCGATCACCGCCTGCGCCAGGGCGATTTCGCGCATGGCGACGCCGATCCCGTGTTCCCCTACCTGGGTCTGCCCGTCGCGGATCTTGAGAACCTCAACGCCGCCCTGCTGGTGGCCTCCAACGTGCGCAAGGAACAGCCCATCGCGGCCCATCGCCTGCGCAAGGCGGGGCTCAAGGGCGCCCGCCTGATGGCCATCAACACCCGGGACTACGGCTTTGCCTTCCCGGTGACGGCCCAGTGCATCACCGACCCCCATGGCATGGTCGGTGTCCTGGCGGGCGTGGCCGGTGCCGCGCTCAAGGCCGCCGGCGCCAAGGCGCCGGCGAGCCTGGCAAAGATCATCGACGCCGCCGAGATCGACGAGACCACCCGCGCCATGGCCGAACAGCTCAAGGCCGGCGAACAGGCCGTGGTGCTGCTGGGCAGCCAGGCCTTTGCCCATCCCCGCTTCAGCCTGCTGCGCGCCCTGGCCGCCGTGGTGGCCGAGCACACCGGCGCCGCCCTGGGCTACCTGCCCGAGGCCGCCAACAGCGCCGGCGCCTGGCTGGCCGGTGCCGTGCCCCATCGCGGTCCCGCCGGTGAGCGGCTGGTCAGCTCGGGCCTGGATGCCCAGGCCATGCTGGACAAGCCGCGCCAGGCCTATGTGCTGCTGGGCGTGGAGCCGGATCTGGACTGCGCCGACGGCGTGCGTGCCCGGGAGGCCATCGAGGGGGCGAACTTCGTGGTCTCGCTCAATGCCTTCGCCTCCGAGGCCACCCGCAACCTGGCCGACGTGCTGCTGCCCATCGCCACCTTCGCCGAGACCTCCGGCACCTTCGTCAATGCCGAGGGCCGCTGGCAGTCCTTCCAGGGTGTCGCCCGGCCCCTGGGCGAGGCCCGCCCCGGCTGGAAGGTGCTGCGTGTGCTGGGCAACATGGCCGGGCTCAATGGTTTCGAGCACGTCTCTTCCGAGAACGTGCGCGACGAACTCAAGGGGCTGTTCGGCGCCGACCTGTCCTTCGATACCGGCGTCTCCCTGGAAGGAGCGGCCTTCGAGGCGGCCACGGTACCCACCGGCCTGCAGCGCGCCGGTGGCGTGGCCATCTACGCCCTGGATCCCCTGGTGCGCCGCGCGCGGCCGCTGCAGGAGACCGCCGACGGCCGCCAGGCCGGTGCCTACATCAGCGAGGCCCAGGCCCGCGCCCTGGACCTGCTCAATACGGACCGGGTGCTGGTGCGCCAGAACGGCCGCACCGCCACCCTGGACCTGGTGATCGACGACGGCGTCGCCATGGGCTGTGTATGGATTCCCGCCGGGATGCCGGAGACCGCTGCCCTGGGCGCGGCCTTCGGACCCGTGGAACTGCAGAAGCTCTAA
- the nuoH gene encoding NADH-quinone oxidoreductase subunit NuoH, translating to MLETIMNVWEGLPLVMQIMAKITLIVAPLMLAVAYVTYAERKVIGYMQVRLGPNRVGPKGWLQPIADAVKLLTKEVIVPTNANRYLFLIAPVLSIAPALAAWAVIPFDDGMALANINAGLLYILALSSLGVYGVIIAGWASNSKYALLGAMRSAAQIVAYEIAMGFALVGVIMVAGSLNLGEIVSAQSGSIYHWYLLPLLPLFLVFFISGVAETNRAPFDVAEGESEIVAGFHVEYSGMAFAVFFLAEYANMILISALTALLFLGGWLSPFQGILPESAFAIPVIGWFLDSGIHWFLLKTAFFLFLFLWFRATFPRYRYDQIMRLGWKVLIPVTIVWLFVLGVGVAFGIGPWFA from the coding sequence ATGCTGGAAACCATCATGAATGTCTGGGAAGGGTTGCCGCTGGTCATGCAGATCATGGCCAAGATCACCCTGATCGTCGCGCCCCTGATGCTGGCGGTGGCCTACGTCACCTACGCCGAGCGCAAGGTGATCGGCTACATGCAGGTGCGCCTGGGTCCGAACCGGGTGGGTCCCAAGGGCTGGCTGCAGCCCATCGCCGACGCGGTCAAGCTGCTGACCAAAGAGGTGATCGTCCCCACCAACGCCAACCGCTACCTGTTCCTGATCGCCCCGGTGCTGTCCATCGCCCCGGCGCTGGCGGCCTGGGCGGTGATCCCCTTCGACGACGGCATGGCGCTGGCCAATATAAACGCCGGTCTGCTGTACATCCTGGCCCTGAGTTCGCTCGGCGTGTACGGCGTGATCATTGCCGGCTGGGCGTCCAACTCCAAGTACGCCCTGCTGGGCGCCATGCGTTCCGCGGCCCAGATCGTGGCCTACGAGATCGCCATGGGCTTCGCCCTGGTGGGCGTGATCATGGTGGCCGGCAGCCTGAACCTGGGCGAGATCGTCAGCGCCCAGTCCGGCAGCATCTATCACTGGTACCTGCTGCCCCTGCTGCCCCTGTTCCTGGTGTTCTTCATCTCCGGCGTGGCCGAGACCAACCGCGCACCCTTCGACGTGGCGGAAGGCGAGTCGGAGATCGTGGCCGGTTTCCACGTGGAGTATTCGGGCATGGCCTTCGCCGTGTTCTTCCTGGCCGAATACGCCAACATGATCCTGATCTCGGCGCTCACCGCGTTGCTGTTCCTGGGCGGCTGGCTGTCTCCCTTCCAGGGCATCCTGCCGGAGTCCGCCTTTGCGATTCCCGTGATCGGCTGGTTCCTGGACAGCGGCATCCACTGGTTCCTGCTCAAGACCGCCTTCTTCCTGTTCCTGTTCCTGTGGTTCCGTGCCACCTTCCCCCGCTATCGCTATGACCAGATCATGCGCCTGGGCTGGAAGGTGCTGATCCCGGTGACCATCGTGTGGCTGTTTGTCCTGGGCGTGGGTGTCGCCTTCGGCATCGGCCCCTGGTTCGCGTGA
- the nuoI gene encoding NADH-quinone oxidoreductase subunit NuoI produces the protein MSAAIRNFFKSFMLWELLIGMRLTGRYLFARKITVQYPEEKTPMSPRFRGLHALRRYPNGEERCIACKLCEAVCPALAITIESEQRADGTRRTTRYDIDLFKCIFCGFCEEACPVDSIVETHLFEYHFENRGEQIMTKDKLLAIGDRYEQQIAAARAADAPYR, from the coding sequence ATGAGTGCTGCGATTCGCAACTTCTTCAAGAGTTTTATGCTGTGGGAACTGCTCATCGGCATGCGGCTGACCGGGCGTTATCTGTTCGCCCGCAAGATCACCGTGCAGTACCCGGAAGAGAAGACGCCCATGTCGCCGCGCTTCCGCGGCCTGCACGCCCTGCGCCGCTATCCCAACGGCGAGGAACGCTGCATCGCCTGCAAGCTGTGCGAGGCGGTGTGCCCGGCGCTGGCCATCACCATCGAATCCGAGCAGCGGGCCGACGGCACCCGGCGCACCACACGCTATGACATCGACCTGTTCAAGTGCATCTTCTGCGGCTTCTGCGAGGAGGCCTGCCCGGTGGACTCCATCGTCGAGACCCACCTGTTCGAGTACCACTTCGAGAACCGGGGCGAGCAGATCATGACCAAGGACAAGCTGCTGGCCATCGGCGACCGGTACGAGCAGCAGATCGCGGCCGCCCGCGCCGCCGACGCGCCGTACCGATAA
- a CDS encoding NADH-quinone oxidoreductase subunit J, whose protein sequence is MNFEAFLFYFFSVILVGAAVAMITVRNPVHAALFLVLTFFTSAALWIMLEAEFLGIVLVLVYVGAVMVLFLFVVMMLDINLARMREGFIRFLPVGIVVAVAMVSVMTLVIVRHFHMEAPERAGADYNNTEALGQILYTEYVYPFEIAAVILLVAIVAAIALTMRRRPGTKAIDPAQQVRITRKGRVRMVDMKSEDKS, encoded by the coding sequence ATGAACTTTGAAGCCTTCCTGTTCTACTTCTTCTCCGTGATCCTGGTGGGCGCGGCGGTGGCCATGATCACCGTGCGCAACCCGGTGCACGCGGCCCTGTTCCTGGTGCTCACCTTCTTCACCAGCGCCGCCCTGTGGATCATGCTGGAGGCGGAGTTCCTGGGCATCGTGCTGGTGCTGGTCTACGTGGGCGCGGTGATGGTGCTGTTCCTGTTCGTGGTGATGATGCTGGACATCAACCTGGCGCGCATGCGCGAGGGCTTCATCCGCTTCCTGCCGGTGGGCATCGTGGTGGCGGTGGCCATGGTGAGCGTCATGACCCTGGTGATCGTGCGCCACTTCCACATGGAGGCCCCGGAGCGGGCCGGCGCCGATTACAACAACACCGAGGCCCTGGGCCAGATCCTGTACACCGAATACGTCTACCCCTTCGAGATCGCCGCGGTGATCCTGCTGGTGGCCATCGTCGCGGCCATCGCGCTGACCATGCGCCGCCGGCCGGGTACCAAGGCCATCGATCCGGCACAGCAGGTGCGCATCACCCGCAAGGGCCGGGTGCGCATGGTGGACATGAAGTCGGAAGACAAGTCCTGA
- the nuoK gene encoding NADH-quinone oxidoreductase subunit NuoK: protein MISLSHYLVLGAILFSLSIAGIFLNRKNVIILLMSIELMLLAVNMNFVAFSHFSGDLAGQVFVFFILTVAAAEAAIGLAILTLLFRNRQTINVQDLDEMKG from the coding sequence ATGATTTCTTTGTCACATTATCTGGTCCTCGGGGCGATCCTGTTCTCCCTGAGCATCGCCGGGATCTTCCTCAACCGGAAGAACGTCATCATTCTGCTCATGTCCATCGAGCTGATGCTGCTGGCGGTGAACATGAACTTCGTCGCCTTCTCCCATTTCTCCGGGGATCTGGCAGGCCAGGTGTTCGTGTTTTTCATCCTCACCGTCGCCGCCGCCGAGGCCGCCATCGGCCTGGCCATCCTGACCCTGCTGTTCCGCAACCGCCAGACCATCAACGTCCAGGATCTGGACGAGATGAAGGGATAA